AACCTTGTATGGCGGTACCTACAATTTAGTCACCGAAGAGTTTCAAAAATTTGGAATTTCTTATTCTTTTACCGAAGGTTTAGAGCCAGCACAATTTGAGGCTAAAATCAAGGAAAACACCAAAGTAATTTACATTGAAACACCATCGAACCCCTTGCTTACAATCACAGATCTAGCGGCAGTTGCTACAATTGCAAAAAAACATGGTTTGGTCTCGATGATTGACAATACCTTTGCAAGTCCAGTCAATCAGAACCCTATTGATTTTGGGATTGATGTTGTTATTCACAGTGCAACAAAATATATGGGAGGCCATTCTGATATTTTAGCAGGTGCGGTAGCTTCCACAGCAGAACATATGGAACGTATTTTTCATTTAGCTAAAAATTTTGGAGGTAGTTTAAGTGATTATACCGTTTGGTTGTTAGAACGTAGTTTAAAAACCATGGGGATTCGTGTAAAAGCTCAAAACGAAAATGCTCAAAAAATGGCCGAATTTCTATATAAAAATAAGGATGTTCAAGCTGTTTATTATCCAGGATTGCCTAGTCATCCGGACCATGAATTGGCCAAAGCTCAAATGAAAGGATTTGGAGGCATGCTTTCCTTTGAATTAAATGAAACTATTGATGCCTATAGGTTTCAAAAAGCATTACAATTGATAAAATCATCCATGAGCCTTGCGGGTGTTGAAAGTACCTTATTATTACCAACAAAAACATCACACGCATTACTTAGCCCAGAAGAAAGGGAACATCAAGGTATCTCAGACCATTTAATTCGCTTTTCTATAGGGATTGAAGAAATTGAAGATTTGATAGAAGATATTTCTCAAGCCATAGAAAAAAGCAAAGCCTAATAGCCTTAACGAGCTAAAGAGTACGCGAAGTAAACCTTAAAAACAGATCAACTTTTTTACCAACTCATACACTAAATTATGAAATTAGATATATTGGCATTCGGTGCACACCCAGATGATGTAGAATTAGGATCAGGGGCGACTATAGCTAAAGAAGTGGCAAACGGAAAAAAAGTAGGAATAGTAGATCTAACGCGTGGAGAATTAGGCACTAGAGGGAATGCAGAATTACGTGACCTGGAAGCTGCAAAAGCAGCAAAGATTCTTGGTGTTGTGGTTAGAGAAAATTTAGAATTTGCAGATGGTTTTTTTAGCAATGATAAAGGGCATCAATTAGCAGTAATTAGAATGCTTCGTAAGTATCGGCCAGAAATTGTGTTATGTAATGCGATACATGACAGGCATATTGATCACGGTAAAGGAAGTGACTTAGTAAGTGATGCTTGTTTTTTAAGCGGTCTGGTTAAAATAGACACCAAGTTTGATGGTGAGGATTCATGGCAAGCCCCTTGGCGACCAAAACATGTATATCATTATATACAATGGAAAAATATTACCCCTGACTTTGTGGTGGATGTTACGGGGTTTATGGACAAAAAAAAGGAAGCAATAGTAGCCTACTCTTCTCAATTTTTTGATCCTAAGAGTAAGGAGCCTGAAACTCCAATAAGTAGTAAAAATTTTACCGAGAGTATTGATTATAGGGCCAAAGATTTAGGAAGACTTATTGGCGTAGCCTACGCAGAAGGCTTTACTGCGGAACGCTTTGTAGGTATAAATACTTTAGATGATTTAATTTAGGCTATGCTATTTTTTAGGCAGTTTTATATAAAATGTACTGCCTTTTCCTATGGAGCTTTCAACCCAAATTTCACCTTCGTTTTTCAAGACCATTTCCTTACATAGCGCTAAGCCAAGACCAGTACCTTTCTCATTTGCTGTGCCGTAAGTCGATACTAAAGTATTAGAATCTGTAAAAATCTTTTGTTTAAACTCTTCTGCCATTCCAACACCATTATCTTGTATCGAAAATTGTATAAAGTCTTCTTCCTCCGTGGCAGAAAAAGTGATATGGCCATTTTTAGGAGTAAACTTTATGGCATTGCTCAATAGGTTTCTAAGTACTACATCTATTTGGTTTTTATCGGCCCAAATTGTATAGGCTTCAGAAACGGTATTTTGAATACTGATTTTTTTATGCTTTGCACTTTCATCTAGAAATTTAATAGTGTCGTTTATCATTGAACTCAAACCTATTTTAATTCGTTCCGAAGTTGCTCCAGTCATTTGCGTTCGTCCCCAAGACAATAAATTATTAAGTGTAAAAGATATGGCATCAACGTCAGTACTAACTTTGGGAATAAACTGCGAAAATTCTTCTTCAGTTATTTCTTTTTCTTTTAGCATTTTTAAAATACTGCCAAGCGCATTTATTGGACCACGTAAATCGTGTCCTATGATAGAAAAAAGCTTGTCTTTGGTATTGTTTATTTCGTTTAATTCAATCTCCCTTTTTTCAAGGGCTTTATTTTTTATGCGCAAAATAGCATTAAAATCTTTCCGAACTTTCGATTGTTTTCTCAGTAAAAAAATGATAAATCCAAAAATTACGAGCGTAAATAAAGCCAAATAGGTATACACATTTTGTTTGGCTAATTCTTTTTCATTGGCTATGGCATCATCTTTTTGTTTTTTATCAAATTCTAATTTTGTTTTTAAATTACCTAAGCTGGTCAAATTTTCCTTTCGAGAAATAGAATCAAAAAAGAGTTTGTATTTCTCATGATATTCCAAAGCTGAAATGGGTTGCAAGTCTTCTTTTTTTATTTGATATAAAATGTCATAAGAATTGGTGCTATTTTCTAATAGTCCTAATTTTTGTGATATTTCTAAAGACGATAAGGCAAAGGCTTCAGCTTCTGTATATTTTTTTTGAATTAAATGAGCTCTAGCGATTTCATTGAGTAGTGGGGCTTTATAAACGTCATCGTCAAGATTTTCATGCAATTCTAAACTTTTTCCATACCAATATAAAGCAAGTGTTGAATTGTCTTGATTTAAATAAATATCTCCTTTTGTTTTATAACAAGAAGACAGCCATTCATAGGACTTATTTTTTTCAAAAATAGCAATACTATAATCTATGTTTAAATTTGCATTTTCAAAATCTTTTAAGTCAACATACAAATCAGCCATATTGGCTTTAGTTTCTCCAATATATTGCTCGTTGCCTAATTCATTATTAATGGCAACAACTTCTTTATAAATATCTAGAGCTTGTTGAAAATCGTTTTGTGCAATGTATAAAATAGCAATATTTTCTTTCACAACAGAAAGGAGTATTTTATCTGAGGTTTTTTCTCCTAATTTAGTGGCTAATAAATAGGCTTTTAATGCTTCTGAATGATTTCCTAAGTCGAAATGGTAATATCCGAGCTTATTTAGGATGGCTCCTTCATTCCGGTTATTATGATCCTTTGCTAATTGCAAACTTTCATTTAAGAGTCGAAGAGATTCGGTGTTCTTTCCTACATTGAAATAGTAATGACTAAGATTAAGTAAGGCGATTATTTCTTCATTGATAAAATTATTTTTTTTAGCAATATCATAGGCTATTTTGGAATAGTGCCTTACACTGTCTAAATTTCTAAAAAAATACAAGTCAGAAATCGTATTATGTAATCTTACATAATCTACGTTGTTTTTATTGAATGATTTAGTATTTTCAATATATGCTAACTCTAGTTTTAGGCTATCTAATGAATTTGACTGAGCCTTACCAGGACTTAGCCATAAAAAGAACAAAATAAGAAGCACCTTTTTCGCAAAGGGCTTTAAAATGGTATAATTTGGTTTCATGAAGCTAGAACTGGTGTTTTTTAATTTTTTTAAAGTCTTTAAATCGTATTTCCTATACTTGTGAATTTTTTTTAAATTAGTAATATGATGTACTTAAACGGTGAATATAAGTATTTTAACGGCTAAATATAATTTAAAGTACATCTGATGTAAAATAATTCTGTCAGAATTTATGGTTTTTAAAGATTTTGTTTACGGCTTTCAATACATTTTTAAAATTTATAGTAAATTTTAAAAATAGCAGGTAATTTATTTTGAAGATAGGAACTAAAAAATTAACTTTGCAGCCGCTTACAAATGGTGGTTGTAGCTCAGCTGGTTAGAGCATCGGTTTGTGGTACCGAGGGTCGCCGGTTCGAACCCGGTCTTCCACCCTATAAGTTTTTAAAAGTCCCGTCTTAAGTGATGGGACTTTTTTGTTTTATACGTATAGGTAGAGGGCTGATACGCCCTTACAAGGCGGAGTTTAAGTAAAGCCATTCTACAGGTATACGTTTTATCTAAGTGGTGTTTTTAAAGTTACTGCTTTTTAT
The sequence above is drawn from the Cellulophaga sp. Hel_I_12 genome and encodes:
- a CDS encoding PLP-dependent aspartate aminotransferase family protein; its protein translation is MSIKKPGLNTICTHVGELEDKEYKGAVSPLYMSTSYAFEDVEVKRYPRYFNTPNQVALSKKIAALEHAESAMIFGSGMAAVSTALMAFLSAGDHIVLQKTLYGGTYNLVTEEFQKFGISYSFTEGLEPAQFEAKIKENTKVIYIETPSNPLLTITDLAAVATIAKKHGLVSMIDNTFASPVNQNPIDFGIDVVIHSATKYMGGHSDILAGAVASTAEHMERIFHLAKNFGGSLSDYTVWLLERSLKTMGIRVKAQNENAQKMAEFLYKNKDVQAVYYPGLPSHPDHELAKAQMKGFGGMLSFELNETIDAYRFQKALQLIKSSMSLAGVESTLLLPTKTSHALLSPEEREHQGISDHLIRFSIGIEEIEDLIEDISQAIEKSKA
- the bshB1 gene encoding bacillithiol biosynthesis deacetylase BshB1, producing MKLDILAFGAHPDDVELGSGATIAKEVANGKKVGIVDLTRGELGTRGNAELRDLEAAKAAKILGVVVRENLEFADGFFSNDKGHQLAVIRMLRKYRPEIVLCNAIHDRHIDHGKGSDLVSDACFLSGLVKIDTKFDGEDSWQAPWRPKHVYHYIQWKNITPDFVVDVTGFMDKKKEAIVAYSSQFFDPKSKEPETPISSKNFTESIDYRAKDLGRLIGVAYAEGFTAERFVGINTLDDLI
- a CDS encoding ATP-binding protein, which codes for MKPNYTILKPFAKKVLLILFFLWLSPGKAQSNSLDSLKLELAYIENTKSFNKNNVDYVRLHNTISDLYFFRNLDSVRHYSKIAYDIAKKNNFINEEIIALLNLSHYYFNVGKNTESLRLLNESLQLAKDHNNRNEGAILNKLGYYHFDLGNHSEALKAYLLATKLGEKTSDKILLSVVKENIAILYIAQNDFQQALDIYKEVVAINNELGNEQYIGETKANMADLYVDLKDFENANLNIDYSIAIFEKNKSYEWLSSCYKTKGDIYLNQDNSTLALYWYGKSLELHENLDDDVYKAPLLNEIARAHLIQKKYTEAEAFALSSLEISQKLGLLENSTNSYDILYQIKKEDLQPISALEYHEKYKLFFDSISRKENLTSLGNLKTKLEFDKKQKDDAIANEKELAKQNVYTYLALFTLVIFGFIIFLLRKQSKVRKDFNAILRIKNKALEKREIELNEINNTKDKLFSIIGHDLRGPINALGSILKMLKEKEITEEEFSQFIPKVSTDVDAISFTLNNLLSWGRTQMTGATSERIKIGLSSMINDTIKFLDESAKHKKISIQNTVSEAYTIWADKNQIDVVLRNLLSNAIKFTPKNGHITFSATEEEDFIQFSIQDNGVGMAEEFKQKIFTDSNTLVSTYGTANEKGTGLGLALCKEMVLKNEGEIWVESSIGKGSTFYIKLPKK